From a region of the Hymenobacter jejuensis genome:
- a CDS encoding NAD(P)H-dependent flavin oxidoreductase, with the protein MASVSTPALAAAVSQAGGLGSIAGGMSSVEALHQAIAAVREATDRPFNVNLFCHRPASPDPAREAAWLEYLRPFFAEFGSAPPAVLQETYPSFVANDDMLAMLLETRPPVISFHFGLPPTDKLAALRAAGATLLACATSLAEAQQLEEAGVDAIVAQGVEAGGHRGLFEPEQGDAGLSTFALTRLLVRRLRTPIISAGGIMDGAGIAAVVRLGAVAAQMGTAFVACPESAADAAYRTALLSDPPAATAITAVISGRPARGLVNRFVREVDQPGRPPVAPYPRAYDAAKALITSAKQHGNLGFAAQWAGQGAPLARALPAAELVQVLVSEMQAVI; encoded by the coding sequence ATGGCGAGCGTCTCTACGCCGGCGCTTGCGGCAGCGGTATCGCAGGCGGGTGGGCTTGGCTCAATTGCGGGCGGTATGTCGTCGGTAGAAGCGCTGCACCAGGCGATTGCGGCCGTTCGGGAGGCCACTGACCGGCCGTTCAACGTGAATTTGTTTTGCCACCGGCCCGCCTCCCCCGATCCGGCGCGCGAAGCTGCGTGGCTGGAGTATCTGCGACCCTTCTTCGCGGAGTTTGGCAGTGCGCCGCCTGCCGTCTTGCAGGAAACCTACCCCAGTTTCGTTGCCAACGATGACATGTTGGCCATGCTTCTTGAAACAAGGCCACCGGTCATCAGCTTTCATTTCGGTTTGCCGCCCACTGATAAGCTTGCTGCCTTGCGGGCTGCCGGCGCTACGTTACTGGCCTGCGCCACCAGCCTTGCCGAAGCACAACAGCTAGAAGAAGCAGGGGTGGACGCCATCGTGGCGCAAGGCGTGGAAGCGGGCGGACACCGCGGGTTATTTGAGCCCGAACAAGGCGATGCCGGCCTTTCAACCTTCGCGCTCACGCGCCTGTTGGTCCGCCGGTTGCGCACGCCCATCATCTCCGCTGGCGGCATCATGGACGGCGCCGGAATAGCCGCTGTGGTGCGCCTCGGGGCAGTAGCGGCCCAAATGGGCACTGCTTTCGTCGCATGCCCCGAGTCGGCGGCCGATGCGGCCTACCGGACCGCGTTGCTAAGCGATCCGCCCGCGGCTACGGCTATTACGGCCGTTATTTCCGGGCGTCCGGCGCGCGGGCTGGTCAACCGGTTCGTGCGTGAAGTAGACCAGCCTGGCCGGCCCCCTGTAGCTCCATATCCGCGCGCTTACGATGCCGCGAAGGCCTTGATTACGAGTGCCAAACAGCACGGAAATCTTGGCTTTGCCGCGCAATGGGCCGGGCAAGGTGCGCCGTTGGCCCGCGCGTTGCCTGCTGCCGAACTTGTGCAAGTGCTTGTCAGCGAAATGCAAGCGGTTATTTAG